The stretch of DNA GATTCCGAGCGCGATCTGTGAAAACGCCCTCGAGAACGCGGAACCGAAAACGAATAGCAGGTAGAAGATCAGAATCGCCGAAGAGAGTCTCCCCGTGTCACCGGTGCCACCGGTCATGCGAACAGGTCACTTTCAATCATCTCGACCAGAATATGCACGAGAAACAAATGCTCTTCCTGGATTCGCTGCGGAGAATCATTCGGAATGAGAATCGACCGGTCGACTATGCCGCGAAGTTTGCCTCCACGCCCTCCAAGAAGTCCGCAGGTGAGCACTCCACGCTGGCGAGCCATGCGGACTCCTTTCACTAAATTGGCAGAGTTGCCGGAAGTGGACATGACCACAAGTAAATCCCCCTTCTGGCCGAGCCCTTCAACCTGCCGGGCGAACACTTCGTCATAGCCGTAATCATTGGCGGCGGCCGTGATGATGCCGCTGTCGGCAGAAAGAGCTATTGCCGGAAGCGACGGCCGGTTCCGTTCTGCCGTCAGTCGCACGATCAGTTCGGTAGCGAAATGGGACGACATCGCCGCGTGGCCGCCATTGCCGGCGAACATGATCTTGTGACCTGAGCCAATCACTCCCGCCATGAGATCGGCTATATCCAATAATTGATTCCCGTACTCCATGAGCGAACGGCGGAGAATGGCGGTTTCATCGGTCAGACGTTTCAGGTGGTCGAGTTTGTCCTGACGGTTCATGCGTTCACCGTTATTTTGGGATGTGCGGAGGCAGCCAGCTCCCGCAGGAAATCCAGGTTGCGCAAATTCTCGAAATGGTTTCCCATCACTACAAACGATGCCCCGGCATCGATCCGCGCCGCGCATTCTTCGGGGGTGGTGAGTCCGCCACCGACAATGACGGGGATATCGACATAGCGCGACACCTCGGTGACCATGGGGAGCGGCACCGGTTGCTCGGCGCCGGAGCCGGCTTCAAGGTACACCAATTTCATACCCATGTACTGCGCCGCCAGCGCATGGGCGCAGCAGATATCATGCTTGGTACGAGGAATCGGGTTGCTTGAAGACATGTATTCCACAGAAGTACATTTGCCGGATTCAATCAACAGATAGCCGGTGGGGATCGGCTCCAGGCCATGCTGCTTCACAAGCGGGGCACCATGCACCTGTTGCTCGATCAAATAACTGGGATTCCGTCCGGATAGCAGCGACGTGAACAGCACGGCATCGGCGCCGGGCACAATCTGCATAACCGATCCGGGCATGATGATTACCGGCACTGAGGGGTGTGCTGTCGCGCGGATGTTTCGGACAGCGTCGCCAAAGTTGCTGTTCATGAGCAACGAGCTCCCCACAAGAATGGCGTCCACACCGCAGTCATGACATGCGTCGGCGAGCGTGCAGTACTCTGTTTCTTTCAGACGGTCCGGATCGAGTAGAAGGAAAAATCCGCCTCCCTGACGGTTCTTCGACGAAATAAGTCGCTCGTAAACCGATGCCATCGTTAGAATCTGGCCTCGAGTAAGGATTTTATAGTCGAAAATAGTTCATCCGGTTTTGTCTCGGACGCTACACCTCCCTGAGCAAACGAGGGTTTGCCTCCTCCTTTGCCGCCGAACTTCGCAAGCAAGCCGCGTGAGATATCTCCGATATCAATCTTATGTTCGCTCACTGCCGCGTTGCTGGCGGCCGCCATGTATGTGAGCTTGCCGTTCATCTGGCCGAGTGCCACCGCCACGACCGGCTTGTTCTTTGCTTTCTGTGTGTCAAGCCACGCTGCCATCGTGTCCTTGTCCGTGTCGCCGAACGAATGAGTCAGAAGAGTCACGGGACCTACCGAAGTCTCCACACCAATGGACTTTGCGCCACCCGCAAACATCTCCGCCTTGACCCGCTTCAGTTCCTTCTGGAGAGCGAGATAGTCTTCGCGCATCTGCTCGATACCGACCTGCGCTTCGGATTCCGGACGGCCGACCGCCTGCGCTGCTTTTCGACGGAACTGCTTGGCGTCGAGCATGTACGCAACCGCCTCGCGACCAGTGATCGCTTCGATACGACGCACGCCCGACGCAATCCCTGTCTCCAACACAATGAAAAACGGCCCGATCTGGCTGGTGTTTTGGACATGCGTGCCGCCGCAAAGCTCTTTCGAGAATCCGGGGACTGAGACTACGCGAACTGTGTCGCCATACTTTTCGCCGAACAGCGCCATCGCGCCGGATTTCTTGGCCTCGTCTACAGGCATGATGTCGGTCTTGACATCAGTTGCCTTCAGAATTTGTTCGTTCACCAATCGTTCGACTTCAGCGATTTCCTCTGGTGTCATCGGCTGATGGTGGGAGAAATCGAACCGCATTCTGTCCGGGCCGACATAGGAGCCGGATTGATGTACGTGTTCACCGAGCACCTTGCGCAGTGCGGCGTGCGCCAGATGGGTGGCGGTGTGGTTCCGCATGATATCCCAGCGGCGCTCGGTGTCGACCGAGGCGGTGACGGGTGAATCGTCGTCCCAGGCAAATGGCGAACCTTTGGTCATCCGGACAAGATGCACGTCAACATCATTGATTCGCATCATCTCGAATACCTCCCCCTCAGCTTTTTCACTCCTGATAATACCCCGGTCGCTGATTTGACCGCCTGCTTCAACGTAGAATGGAGTCTCTTTAAGTAGTATAGCTGCCACTTCTCCACCTTCAGTTACATCCAATCGAATGCGGCGAATGACATTCGTGATATGTTTGAGCCTCGACAGCTCATAGGCGATATTCTTAATGCCTCGCTTATTACTGACCGACAAATTCAATATCTCAGAGGCAATTTTCTTGTCAACGAAGTCAGAGACTCTGAAGTTAGCTGCCGCCCGGCTCTGCTCCTGCTGCCGTCTCATCGCCTCATCGAATCCAGCTTGGTCGACCTTGAGACCACGCTCCGTCGCAAGTATCTCGGTCAGATCGACGGGAAAGCCGTACGTATCATACAGCTTGAACACTGTCTCTCCATCAACAACCGCAGTGCCGGACGCCTTCACTTTTTTCGCTACTTTCTCAAACAGATCAAGTCCCGTCTCCAGTGTCCGCAGAAACGCCTCCTCCTCCGTCTGGATCACCCACATCACGTGCGATTGCTTTTCTTTGATCTCCGGATACGCATCCGCCATCTGCCCCACGACTGCCGGCACCAGCTTGTAGATAAACGGCTCGTGCGCCCCAAGAATCCGTCCATGCCGCGCCGCCCGCCGCAATATCCGGCGCAGCACGTACCCGCGCCCTTCGTTTGAAATGCCCGCCCCATCGGCGATCGCAAACGTCAGCGCCCGGATATGATCCGCAATCACATGATGCGAGGACTTATGTTTGGCGTACGAGGCATGTGTGAGATCGGATATCGCCTTGATGATAGACTGAAACAGGTCAATCTGATAATTGCTGTCCGCTCCCTGCATCACGCAGGCGATCCGCTCCAATCCGGCGCCGGTGTCTACCGAAGGCTTGGGAAGGGGAACAACTTCACCGCCAGGAAGCTGGTCAAACTGCATAAACACGAGGTTCCAGATCTCCACGAATCGGTCGGTCTCACCGTTGATTATGTCACCGGGTCCGTCACCGAACTTCTTCCCCCGATCGAAATGAATCTCCGAACAAGGGCCGCACGGGCCGACATCCCCCATCGACCAGTAATTGTCCTTCTTCCCGAATCTGAGCACGCGCCCCCCCCTGAGTTCTGGAGCTATCCGTTTCCATAGTGCGAATGCTTCGTCATCGGTTTCGTAAACCGTAGCATAGAGGCGGTCTTTGGGAAGTGCCAGCTCCTTGGTCGCCCACTCCCAGGCGAAATGGATCGCCTCTTCTTTGAAATAGTCCCCGAACGAGAAATTTCCCAGCATCTCAAAGAACGTGTGGTGCCGGGCGGTGAACCCAACGTTATCCAGATCATTGTGCTTGCCGCCGGCCCGAATACACTTTTGAGCGCTGGTGGCCCGGTTATAATCGACTTTCCGCTGTCCGGTGAACACATCCTTAAACTGGTTCATGCCGGCGTTCGTGAATAGAATGGTGGGGTCGTTAAAGGGAATCACCGGCGATGACGGCACCAGCTTGTGGAATTGGCGCTGGAAATAGTCGAGAAACGATTGCCGTATGTCTGTGGTCTTAATAGTCTTCTACCTCGTTTTCCTGGTCGTATAACTGTTCAAAAGCGGCCCTGGCCGCCTCATAACTGATCCCCCTTCGACCGAGGTAAGTATACGCCCTGGTTCGGGCGGTTTCAAGTTCTAACTGCCGAAGGGTACGCCACCGTTTGCGAAGTGAGGCCACCGCCAGTGTTACTTCATCGGTTCCGGCCAGAACCATGTCGGCGGTTTCTTCGGCCAACTGGCGATTCACATGTTTCTTTACAAGAGTGGCCACCAGGAATGTCCGCCCGGAGGGGTTCTTCTCAAGCGCCCGACGGGCCAGGTTGTGCGCATAGTGAGAATCATCGAGCAGCCCACGGCTCTCATATCGTTTGATGATCTCTTGTATGCTCTTTCGTGAGAATTGCTTCCGTACCAATTTCAACTTCAACTCGCCGATCGAGTGGTCGCGCATGGCCAGCAAGCGGGCGGTTTCGCGGTCGCATTCGGCCAGTTCCGCCTCGGCCAGAAGCTGTGCCAGTTGCGGCTCGGTGACAACTATCCCCTCTTTCAGCCGATACCGCTGCACCAACTCCTCGCCGACAGCTATGGGCTTCTCCAAGCCGGAGATGGTCAGCCAGTACCGCACGCCGAACTGGCGAATCTGAAGTATGCGAATCGGGTCAGACATCGTACAGATCTTCAGGCGGTTTCACACTCACCCGACGAAGTATAGGCATTTCGCCGCTCACCTGCTATCAAAAATCACAACACCGCCGACCGTCGCTCCGGTTCCGACGCCAGAGTCTTCCGAACTCCGCGACGGCACGGCACAATCTTGCAGCCATCAAACTTCTATCTTGACTTGATTGCGCCGCCCGCCTATTCTGTCACGTCATTGGAGGAAATGTCGGCGCGTCGTCCACCGTGCGCCGTATAAGAACGCAATAAAGCAACAGGCACACACCACAGCGAGCAAAGAATCGACGAGCATACACATGGACTTGGATCTACAGGGAAGTATCGACAAGTTTACGCTGCCGGAAATTTTCCAGCTTATTGCAGCGGGGCGCAAATCCGGAACGCTCGGCATCCAGCGTGATGAATCCATCATCATGGTCTATTTCAAAAACGGCGACATCATCTACGGCTACGGCCCGCGCCAGACCTACCACCTCGGGCAGCTCCTCAAAGAGCGCGGCAAACTGACCGCCGAGCAGCTCGAGGATGCCGTCCACAGCCAGGCGATGACCGAGAACACCAAGCGGCTGGGCGAAATCCTGGTCAACAAGGGGTATATCGACCGAGCCGACCTTCAGCGGGTGGTCGAAGAGCAGGTGGAAAACCTGTTGTATTCGCTCTTATCCTGGCAGAGCGGTTCGTTTAAGTTCTATGAGAACCAATTCCCGACTGAGGAAGAGATTACGGTCGAGATGTCGGTCGAGAACGTGATTCTCGAAGGGCTCCGCCGTTTCGATGAGATGAATATGATCAAGGAAGCTCTGCCGGACTGGGAAGCAGTCTACGCTATCTCATCATCGCAGGGGGGGCGGACCCGCTCGGTGTCGCTCGAGGCGCCGCAGTGGAATGTCATGGCGCTGGTGGATGGTCGCCGCTCGGTCAACGAGATCTGCGCGTGCAGTCCGCTGGGCCGCGATGAGACACTCAAGCGGCTGGCGCAACTTAAGCTGGCCGGTATCATTACGCCGGCGGGCACCAAAGAAAGCACGCAGTCGCCGACGCAGGCAACACCGCATGCGGATATCGAAGCCATGATTTCCAATCTGGCCCGGCTGTTCGAGAACTATCTCAACCAGCGATCCACCAGCAGTGCGACGGTCAACCGTATGACCACACGAACACTTTCCGGAGAGAAGCTTGAATCGCGCTAACACCCTCAAATCGCTCGAGATTGTGCTCGAATCGTTTCTTGAGCGCGCGGTCAATCTGAAAGAAGAACGGCTGCGGGTGCTCGACGGGATCAATCGGCTCGATGATATCGCGCTCGGGTTTCTCGGCGGCAAGGATTTGACCGATGATATCGGCGGCTGGTTTGCCGAGCATACCCAGTGGCTCAACGAAAGCGGGCTGCGGCCAGCTGACAGGAACCGTATAGGTGAGATTCTTGGTTCGATCAAGTCCGAGCTTCACTCGGATCCGGAGGTGAGCCCGGCGCAGAGCAAAATTCGGGGAGAAATCGAGCGCTGGAATGAGACGGTTTCCAAGGGGACGCAAAAGCTGGTGTTGAAACGGGGACCGGAAGCGCCACCAGTCGCGCCGATTCATCCGCCTGATGCCGACTCTATCACGTTGTTTGCCAATACGTTGACTCGGCTGGCGGGTATCTTCTCGGATCATGCTATGCTCCGTCAGCACATCATGTCGATTCTGGATGACATGCTGCGGTCCGCCAAGCTCCAGCAGAACAAAGACGCATTGCTTTTGTCCGCCTTCATGATATATTACCTCAAGCAGAACAACTATAAGGTGGAACCGTACGTAAAGCGGCTCAAAGAGGCCGAGGCCGGGATACGGGGAGAGCGTATCGATGCTTAGTCCTGCTGAAAAGGCGTACTGTTTGGCGCTTAAGGCGCTGAAGGACAAAGAGTACGGCCACGCCGCCGACTGGTTCGAGCGGGCATCGGTCCAGTTTGCCGGGAACCCGGATTTTGTTCTACTTTGGGAAACCACGAGGCTCCTTTTGGCGGTTAAAGAAGAGCTGAAGGCGAACGAACATAGCGATAGAATTGAAATAGAGGAGGTCTATTATGGCCAAGAAGATGAGCTTCGCTGATAAGGCGAAGAAAAGAGCCGATATCCATACCTGTCCTGTCTGCGCCGGGCCGATCCTGTACGTGAAGCACGTCAAGGCGATGAAGGCCGATGGCGGCGCATGGAAGTTTCGTGCGGTCAACACAGGCGTCTGCAAGTGTAACGAAAACGAGATTTACGGCTAAACACGTGTGTTAGGGCACGCCCTGATCGGGGTGTGCCATGAACATAGATTCATTCCGAAAGCCCTCCGCGAGGAGGGCTTTTTTTGTTGGGCGCTCCACCAGTCACGACGAGCACATATACGGCACACGTCCTCCTGTGCCGACAGCCGGCAGACCGGGAGGTCTGCCGTTTATTGGTTTCAGTGTCCGGTCTGGGGCGGCGAGGAACCGCCGGAACGGAAGTTCGATCAGTCATTCCGAGGAATGGCGCGTTGCGCGCCGTGACGAGGAATCTGACACGATCTTTACTGCACAACACGCGGGTTTTGTCCTCGAGTGCCACGGACAGATTGTCTTGTCGCTCCGCCTTCCGACAACTCTCCTCACAATGACTGGCATGCGAAAAGCTCTCTTGTAGGTCAAAACCACAACGCTGCAATTCCGATGGCAGGGGTTTTGACGAATCCGGGAGCATCAGATGGGATGGGTGTCTTGACTTCAGGGCGGCGAATAACGGTACGGGGAAACGGAGTAACTGGGGACCCAGCCGTTGGCTGGGCTACCCCTTATTTTCTTGCAGCGAGGTGGCTTCCCACCGCAAGCGGCGGGGTACCCAAGTTAAGATTCTCTTTGCGGTGGGCGCGATGGAGTTGTACGATAGCAATGCATGAACTTGCAACTACCAACCGAGGTCGCGGTCGGATATCGGAGCGAATCGCAACGCGCACGAATCTTGACAGAAGCGTGGGCGGAGGAGAATCAGTATTGCGTGGCTTGCGATTCCAGTCGTGTTAAGCAAACGCCGCCAAACACTGAGGCAATTGACTTTGTCTGTCCCGACTGCGGGTCTAACTATCAGTTGAAGGCGACGAAGAGCAAGATTCAGAGCAGAATCGCAGACGCCGCTTACGATGCCATGATGCGGGCTATACGACAAGATAGATTCCCGCATCTTCTCGCTCTTCAGTATAACTTGGAGTCGGCGCAAGTTATAAATCTCCTGCTCATTCCCTGTTTTACGCTTTCACCATCGGCAATCAGAGCTCGAAAGCCGCTGAGTTCAACAGCCAGACGGGCCGGTTGGGTCGGCTGTGACATTCTGTTGAACCAGGTTCCGATGAACGGCAGAATTGCTCTCATTTCGAATTCAACAATCATATCTCCGTCAGAAGTACGCGGTCGTTTTC from Candidatus Zixiibacteriota bacterium encodes:
- a CDS encoding DUF4388 domain-containing protein; translated protein: MDLDLQGSIDKFTLPEIFQLIAAGRKSGTLGIQRDESIIMVYFKNGDIIYGYGPRQTYHLGQLLKERGKLTAEQLEDAVHSQAMTENTKRLGEILVNKGYIDRADLQRVVEEQVENLLYSLLSWQSGSFKFYENQFPTEEEITVEMSVENVILEGLRRFDEMNMIKEALPDWEAVYAISSSQGGRTRSVSLEAPQWNVMALVDGRRSVNEICACSPLGRDETLKRLAQLKLAGIITPAGTKESTQSPTQATPHADIEAMISNLARLFENYLNQRSTSSATVNRMTTRTLSGEKLESR
- a CDS encoding regulatory protein RecX, with amino-acid sequence MSDPIRILQIRQFGVRYWLTISGLEKPIAVGEELVQRYRLKEGIVVTEPQLAQLLAEAELAECDRETARLLAMRDHSIGELKLKLVRKQFSRKSIQEIIKRYESRGLLDDSHYAHNLARRALEKNPSGRTFLVATLVKKHVNRQLAEETADMVLAGTDEVTLAVASLRKRWRTLRQLELETARTRAYTYLGRRGISYEAARAAFEQLYDQENEVEDY
- a CDS encoding geranylgeranylglyceryl/heptaprenylglyceryl phosphate synthase, with protein sequence MASVYERLISSKNRQGGGFFLLLDPDRLKETEYCTLADACHDCGVDAILVGSSLLMNSNFGDAVRNIRATAHPSVPVIIMPGSVMQIVPGADAVLFTSLLSGRNPSYLIEQQVHGAPLVKQHGLEPIPTGYLLIESGKCTSVEYMSSSNPIPRTKHDICCAHALAAQYMGMKLVYLEAGSGAEQPVPLPMVTEVSRYVDIPVIVGGGLTTPEECAARIDAGASFVVMGNHFENLRNLDFLRELAASAHPKITVNA
- a CDS encoding DpnI domain-containing protein, with the translated sequence MNLQLPTEVAVGYRSESQRARILTEAWAEENQYCVACDSSRVKQTPPNTEAIDFVCPDCGSNYQLKATKSKIQSRIADAAYDAMMRAIRQDRFPHLLALQYNLESAQVINLLLIPCFTLSPSAIRARKPLSSTARRAGWVGCDILLNQVPMNGRIALISNSTIISPSEVRGRFQEAKSLETLPTQKRGWTLDVLVGLQRINRQEFTLNEAYSLETSLARLHPENRHIRDKIRQQLQVLRDLGYLKFLGQGTYKWTK
- a CDS encoding SIS domain-containing protein, yielding MNRQDKLDHLKRLTDETAILRRSLMEYGNQLLDIADLMAGVIGSGHKIMFAGNGGHAAMSSHFATELIVRLTAERNRPSLPAIALSADSGIITAAANDYGYDEVFARQVEGLGQKGDLLVVMSTSGNSANLVKGVRMARQRGVLTCGLLGGRGGKLRGIVDRSILIPNDSPQRIQEEHLFLVHILVEMIESDLFA
- the alaS gene encoding alanine--tRNA ligase produces the protein MKTTDIRQSFLDYFQRQFHKLVPSSPVIPFNDPTILFTNAGMNQFKDVFTGQRKVDYNRATSAQKCIRAGGKHNDLDNVGFTARHHTFFEMLGNFSFGDYFKEEAIHFAWEWATKELALPKDRLYATVYETDDEAFALWKRIAPELRGGRVLRFGKKDNYWSMGDVGPCGPCSEIHFDRGKKFGDGPGDIINGETDRFVEIWNLVFMQFDQLPGGEVVPLPKPSVDTGAGLERIACVMQGADSNYQIDLFQSIIKAISDLTHASYAKHKSSHHVIADHIRALTFAIADGAGISNEGRGYVLRRILRRAARHGRILGAHEPFIYKLVPAVVGQMADAYPEIKEKQSHVMWVIQTEEEAFLRTLETGLDLFEKVAKKVKASGTAVVDGETVFKLYDTYGFPVDLTEILATERGLKVDQAGFDEAMRRQQEQSRAAANFRVSDFVDKKIASEILNLSVSNKRGIKNIAYELSRLKHITNVIRRIRLDVTEGGEVAAILLKETPFYVEAGGQISDRGIIRSEKAEGEVFEMMRINDVDVHLVRMTKGSPFAWDDDSPVTASVDTERRWDIMRNHTATHLAHAALRKVLGEHVHQSGSYVGPDRMRFDFSHHQPMTPEEIAEVERLVNEQILKATDVKTDIMPVDEAKKSGAMALFGEKYGDTVRVVSVPGFSKELCGGTHVQNTSQIGPFFIVLETGIASGVRRIEAITGREAVAYMLDAKQFRRKAAQAVGRPESEAQVGIEQMREDYLALQKELKRVKAEMFAGGAKSIGVETSVGPVTLLTHSFGDTDKDTMAAWLDTQKAKNKPVVAVALGQMNGKLTYMAAASNAAVSEHKIDIGDISRGLLAKFGGKGGGKPSFAQGGVASETKPDELFSTIKSLLEARF